A window of Pseudomonas mucidolens contains these coding sequences:
- a CDS encoding lipase family protein, translating into MSNLDAQLKHPLNSRMFTCPVQGRWTSFQLVDESGEGLPYAGLAYEVIDTEGYSHKGLLDSTGAGKVENHFAGPIALIIKEQYRGGKEFYEYLLERPHYPLPITELQVRAEQTRYSHKDGSRTQSNPAQACADFFCQVEVRHLVDHVAHLPPEAECRYPPNLGWAKLMREHGERGVSLLSNKHNVLEVRPLRALLPMLSTDSQFCALNLYQLAIMATLSYNQFGQAPDKTPIRDKKVNFPQKPSMGNWCGDALAKFDEIWKADPAQTKAYYPLYEDVPYSKRLEIVPFDPDLYPANSPDLEEKQEHPASVHFLDDRNQIDNTDTQAFITHNDELVLISVRGTNEKFADGLRDADALQVPFAEGVGKVHRGFYEAALKVYDLTAKYLDKFFTGQKLIICGHSLGGAITLLLSEMLRRQKKYRADIVLYTYGSPRAADATFVKGAADLVHYRMVNHNDPVPSVPGTWMNTKTSVYATGAALTFVNVPAGLAVFATGITNLSGEPYEHHGKLRHFFPVELGGKEKSSILWEPGCDTITQHAACTLAVQQINGLPNRPGLISQAFHGGNHSMVGGYIPSCWAALKRAQESLKLKSSLVTDREFDFVDGALTRITDQLRSKRDDLRGRSFKYRETHEPAVDAFNREVDKVRETHDRLATVHKDKVDEAKVYGSFSQQPEVLADNLLRWEAHPENRVAEQLAMAPRAVESDHELFASLLGRPIGAPHTLDIDSIV; encoded by the coding sequence ATGAGCAATTTGGATGCGCAATTAAAGCACCCGTTAAACAGTCGTATGTTCACCTGTCCGGTTCAAGGCCGCTGGACCAGCTTTCAGTTAGTTGATGAGTCGGGCGAGGGGCTACCCTATGCGGGACTGGCCTATGAGGTTATCGATACAGAGGGGTACTCCCACAAAGGCCTACTCGACAGTACCGGGGCAGGCAAGGTAGAAAACCACTTTGCAGGTCCCATAGCGTTAATTATCAAAGAACAGTATCGAGGTGGTAAAGAATTTTATGAGTATCTACTTGAAAGGCCCCACTACCCACTCCCGATAACCGAACTTCAAGTCCGCGCCGAGCAAACTCGCTACTCCCATAAAGACGGCTCGCGGACTCAAAGCAACCCCGCGCAAGCCTGTGCAGACTTTTTCTGCCAAGTCGAAGTTCGTCATTTGGTTGATCATGTTGCGCATTTACCGCCTGAAGCCGAGTGCCGCTACCCACCCAATCTGGGATGGGCCAAGTTAATGCGCGAGCACGGCGAACGCGGTGTCTCCCTGCTTTCCAACAAGCACAACGTATTGGAAGTTCGCCCATTGCGAGCCCTGCTCCCGATGCTCTCCACCGACTCGCAATTCTGTGCGCTAAACCTGTATCAGCTCGCCATTATGGCCACCTTAAGCTACAACCAATTTGGTCAGGCACCAGATAAGACGCCAATCAGAGACAAAAAGGTAAATTTCCCACAAAAACCAAGCATGGGTAACTGGTGTGGTGATGCTCTGGCGAAGTTCGATGAAATCTGGAAAGCGGACCCTGCCCAAACCAAAGCGTACTACCCGCTATACGAAGATGTACCGTACTCCAAACGTTTGGAAATAGTCCCGTTTGACCCTGATCTGTACCCAGCAAACAGCCCGGATTTAGAAGAAAAACAGGAACATCCGGCCAGTGTTCATTTTCTTGATGATCGAAATCAAATTGATAACACCGACACCCAAGCGTTTATCACTCATAACGATGAGTTGGTACTGATTTCCGTACGCGGCACCAATGAGAAGTTTGCTGATGGTCTTCGGGACGCCGATGCGCTCCAAGTCCCCTTTGCGGAAGGCGTGGGTAAGGTTCATCGAGGATTCTATGAGGCTGCGCTGAAGGTCTATGACCTCACGGCCAAATATCTCGACAAGTTTTTCACCGGACAGAAACTGATTATTTGCGGCCATAGCTTGGGCGGGGCAATCACCTTGCTGCTCTCGGAAATGTTGCGCCGCCAGAAAAAGTATCGTGCTGACATCGTGCTGTACACCTACGGCTCCCCAAGAGCTGCTGACGCTACCTTTGTAAAAGGCGCTGCTGACTTAGTGCATTACCGCATGGTCAACCATAACGACCCAGTGCCGAGCGTGCCTGGAACATGGATGAACACCAAGACCTCCGTCTATGCGACAGGGGCAGCGTTAACTTTCGTAAACGTCCCTGCGGGGCTCGCAGTGTTTGCTACGGGCATCACCAACCTGAGCGGTGAACCCTATGAACACCACGGCAAGTTGCGTCACTTCTTTCCGGTAGAACTTGGAGGCAAAGAGAAATCGTCGATCCTCTGGGAGCCCGGTTGCGACACCATTACCCAGCATGCCGCCTGCACGCTGGCTGTCCAGCAAATCAATGGACTCCCCAACCGGCCTGGCCTGATTTCTCAAGCTTTTCATGGCGGTAACCATTCAATGGTGGGTGGCTACATCCCCAGTTGCTGGGCCGCTCTTAAACGTGCGCAGGAATCGCTGAAGCTCAAGAGTTCGCTGGTCACCGACCGTGAATTCGATTTCGTAGATGGTGCTCTGACACGAATTACCGACCAGTTGCGCAGTAAACGCGATGACTTGCGGGGGCGGAGTTTCAAATATCGTGAAACCCACGAACCAGCAGTTGATGCATTCAACCGAGAGGTCGATAAAGTGCGAGAGACCCACGACCGATTAGCGACCGTGCATAAGGATAAGGTTG